Proteins found in one Aethina tumida isolate Nest 87 chromosome 1, icAetTumi1.1, whole genome shotgun sequence genomic segment:
- the LOC109595150 gene encoding F-box/LRR-repeat protein 14: MMEDPTQVLYTELPVPLLSTAALLRHHHRYQPYGRLHQPQHFLPHSAVHELHALARTIEEEDDQLDDYDLGKTHISCLYPEILAIIFSYLEVRDKGRVAQVCTAWRDAAYLKSVWRGVEAKLHLRRTNQSVFASLVKRGIKKVQVLSLRRSLREVVQGIPNIESLNLSGCYSVADVGISHAFVNEVPSLTQLNLSLCKQVTDNSLGRIAQYLKNLEVLELEGCSSVTNTGLVLIAWGLKKLKRLNLRSCWHISDQGIEHLAGGNVNLEYLGLQDCQRLSDEALKHATFLPSLKSINLSFCISITDSGLKHLAKMTSLRDLNLRSCDNISDIGMAYLAEGGSRISSLDVSFCDKIGDQALVHISQGLFNLKSLSLNACQISDEGLFKIASTLLDLETLNIGQCSRVTDKGLTTVAEALQKLKCIDLYGCTRITTVGLERIMKLPQLSLLNLGLWVR, translated from the coding sequence ATGATGGAGGATCCGACGCAGGTGTTGTACACCGAGTTACCAGTGCCCCTGCTGTCCACTGCGGCCCTGCTCAGGCACCACCACCGCTACCAGCCCTACGGCAGGCTGCACCAGCCGCAACACTTTCTTCCACATTCCGCCGTCCACGAGCTGCACGCTCTGGCCAGGACCATCGAGGAGGAGGACGACCAACTAGACGACTATGATCTGGGTAAGACGCACATTTCCTGCCTCTACCCGGAAATACTGGCCATCATATTCAGTTACCTGGAGGTAAGGGACAAGGGTCGGGTGGCACAGGTGTGCACCGCGTGGAGGGACGCAGCTTATCTCAAGTCCGTGTGGCGCGGCGTCGAGGCCAAGCTGCACCTACGGAGGACCAACCAGTCCGTGTTCGCTTCCTTGGTGAAGCGCGGCATCAAGAAGGTCCAGGTGCTGTCGTTGCGACGGTCCCTCCGGGAGGTGGTCCAGGGTATTCCCAACATTGAGTCGCTCAATTTAAGCGGGTGTTACAGCGTGGCGGACGTCGGCATCTCGCACGCCTTCGTCAACGAGGTGCCGTCGCTCACGCAGCTCAACCTGTCGCTGTGCAAACAAGTCACCGACAACTCGTTGGGCAGGATCGCCCAGTATCTAAAGAACTTGGAGGTGCTGGAGCTGGAGGGCTGCTCCAGCGTGACAAATACTGGCCTGGTGCTAATCGCCTGGGGCTTGAAGAAACTCAAAAGACTGAATCTCCGCTCCTGTTGGCACATCAGCGACCAGGGCATCGAGCATTTGGCCGGAGGCAACGTCAATTTGGAGTACTTGGGCCTGCAGGACTGTCAGCGGCTCTCCGACGAGGCGCTTAAGCACGCCACCTTTCTGCCCTCGCTCAAGTCGATCAACCTTAGTTTTTGCATTAGTATTACGGACAGTGGACTGAAACACTTGGCCAAAATGACGAGTTTACGCGATTTGAATCTGCGTTCTTGTGATAACATTTCGGACATCGGCATGGCCTATTTGGCCGAGGGTGGTTCGAGGATATCCTCGCTGGACGTGTCGTTCTGTGACAAAATCGGTGATCAGGCTCTCGTGCATATCTCCCAAGGACTGTTCAATCTGAAAAGTTTGTCGCTGAACGCCTGTCAGATCTCTGACGAGGGACTGTTCAAGATCGCCAGCACCCTACTCGATCTGGAGACCCTCAACATTGGTCAGTGCAGTAGAGTGACGGACAAAGGTTTAACAACAGTGGCGGAAGCACTGCAAAAACTCAAGTGCATAGACTTGTACGGCTGCACCAGGATTACGACTGTCGGACTGGAACGGATCATGAAACTACCCCAGCTTAGTCTCCTCAATCTGGGACTGTGGGTTAGGTGA